The Flavobacterium faecale genome has a segment encoding these proteins:
- a CDS encoding c-type cytochrome — MKKVIIIGMVFLAMACKKKDEESFGKQEPEQTTEASSEGMPAETQTPEQLGETLFNGKGTCATCHKIDSKLIGPSVQDIAKIYKEKGGNIISFLRDDAKPLVDPSQYEVMKANFTITKAMSDEELKGLEAYIYSK, encoded by the coding sequence ATGAAAAAAGTAATAATTATAGGAATGGTCTTTTTGGCCATGGCATGTAAAAAGAAAGACGAAGAATCTTTTGGAAAACAAGAGCCGGAGCAAACTACAGAAGCATCTTCTGAAGGAATGCCAGCAGAGACTCAAACACCAGAGCAACTAGGTGAAACACTTTTCAATGGAAAAGGGACTTGTGCAACTTGTCATAAAATAGATTCTAAGTTAATTGGGCCAAGTGTTCAAGATATTGCCAAGATATATAAGGAGAAAGGTGGTAATATCATTTCGTTTTTAAGAGACGATGCAAAACCACTAGTTGATCCAAGTCAGTATGAGGTTATGAAAGCAAATTTTACTATTACAAAAGCGATGAGCGATGAAGAGTTAAAAGGACTCGAAGCGTATATTTATAGTAAGTAA
- a CDS encoding fructose bisphosphate aldolase has protein sequence MDRKEKYSAQLERMKSGKGFIAALDQSGGSTPKALAQYGVEESSFANDEEMYLLVHEMRTRIIKSPKFNRSFIIGAILFENTMDRKIDGEWTADYLWNKKGIVPFLKVDKGLSELKDGVQIMNPITNLDALLSRAVERNIFGTKMRSLIKEANSEGIRNVVKQQFLIAHQIFEQGLVPIIEPEIDINSTDKAKSEEILNAELKQHLDALDESVKVILKLTLPETDNFYADLQSHPNVVRVVALSGGYSKDEANRKLAANNGLIASFSRALVEGVTFNQSDDDFNLVIDKSINEIYKASIT, from the coding sequence ATGGATAGAAAAGAGAAATATTCAGCACAGTTAGAGAGAATGAAATCTGGTAAAGGATTTATTGCCGCATTAGATCAAAGCGGTGGAAGTACGCCAAAAGCACTTGCTCAATATGGCGTTGAAGAAAGTAGTTTTGCCAATGATGAGGAAATGTATTTGCTCGTTCATGAAATGAGAACCCGTATTATTAAAAGCCCAAAGTTTAATAGGTCATTCATAATTGGTGCAATATTGTTTGAAAACACAATGGACCGTAAAATTGACGGGGAATGGACTGCAGATTATCTTTGGAATAAAAAAGGGATCGTACCATTTTTAAAAGTTGATAAAGGCCTATCCGAACTAAAGGACGGTGTTCAAATAATGAACCCCATCACAAATCTAGACGCTTTACTAAGTCGTGCTGTGGAAAGAAACATTTTTGGGACTAAGATGCGCTCTTTAATTAAGGAGGCAAACAGTGAAGGAATTCGCAATGTTGTAAAGCAGCAATTTCTAATCGCCCATCAAATTTTTGAACAGGGTTTGGTACCTATTATTGAACCAGAAATTGATATTAATAGTACTGATAAAGCAAAGTCTGAAGAGATATTAAATGCCGAATTAAAACAGCATCTTGACGCGTTAGATGAGTCCGTCAAAGTAATTCTGAAATTGACTCTTCCTGAGACTGATAACTTTTATGCCGACTTACAATCTCATCCAAATGTTGTTCGTGTAGTTGCATTGTCAGGAGGCTATTCGAAAGATGAAGCAAATAGAAAATTAGCTGCTAATAACGGGTTAATCGCAAGTTTTTCCAGAGCATTAGTTGAGGGTGTAACCTTTAATCAATCTGATGATGATTTCAATCTGGTGATCGATAAAAGTATCAATGAAATTTATAAAGCATCAATTACATAA
- the hemF gene encoding oxygen-dependent coproporphyrinogen oxidase: MKEQFFGYIQNLQDQIVAGLEAVDGQAKFKEDLWDRPEGGGGRTRVIENGKVFEKGGVNISAVHGKLPEAMQKMFGVGEADFFACGLSLVLHPKSPMVPTVHANWRYFEMYDTSTELSTGPRKVIQQWFGGGQDLTPYYLFEEDAKHFHETCKTACDKHNPDFYPKYKKQCDAYFWNAHRHEARGIGGLFFDYCKATDDMKMEDWFSFVSEVGNSFLQAYVPIVEKRKDLEYSPAQKTWQEIRRGRYVEFNLVHDKGTLFGLKTNGRIESILMSLPPHVQWVYDHHPEDGSEEEKLIKVLEYPKEWV, encoded by the coding sequence ATGAAAGAGCAGTTTTTCGGATACATACAAAACTTACAAGACCAAATCGTAGCTGGACTAGAAGCTGTTGATGGTCAAGCCAAATTCAAAGAAGACTTATGGGATCGTCCAGAAGGTGGAGGAGGTCGCACACGTGTAATCGAGAACGGAAAAGTTTTTGAAAAAGGCGGTGTTAATATTTCTGCTGTTCATGGGAAATTGCCAGAAGCGATGCAAAAAATGTTTGGTGTAGGCGAAGCAGATTTCTTTGCTTGCGGACTAAGCTTGGTTTTGCACCCAAAGAGTCCGATGGTGCCTACGGTACACGCAAACTGGCGTTATTTCGAAATGTACGATACTTCGACAGAGCTCAGTACAGGTCCAAGAAAAGTGATTCAGCAATGGTTTGGTGGTGGACAAGATTTAACGCCTTACTATTTATTCGAAGAAGATGCAAAACATTTTCATGAAACATGTAAGACGGCTTGTGATAAACACAATCCAGATTTTTATCCAAAATATAAAAAACAGTGTGATGCCTATTTCTGGAATGCCCATCGTCATGAAGCGCGCGGAATTGGAGGATTGTTTTTTGATTATTGCAAAGCTACTGATGATATGAAGATGGAAGATTGGTTCAGCTTTGTGTCTGAAGTTGGGAATAGTTTCTTGCAAGCTTATGTTCCAATTGTAGAAAAAAGAAAAGATTTGGAGTATTCTCCAGCCCAAAAAACATGGCAAGAAATTCGTCGTGGTCGTTATGTGGAGTTCAATTTGGTTCACGATAAAGGAACATTATTTGGTTTAAAAACCAATGGAAGAATTGAATCAATTTTGATGAGTTTGCCACCGCACGTGCAATGGGTGTATGACCATCATCCAGAAGATGGCAGTGAGGAAGAAAAACTAATCAAAGTGTTAGAATATCCGAAAGAATGGGTTTAA
- a CDS encoding protease inhibitor I42 family protein yields the protein MKKAIFFILVVGLFSCTNNDESKIDEYVESNYYEVNKNETFDVPLISNATTGYSWKWVDNQTDKSVQLITNTYIPTKSGAEVIGGGGYEIWKFKAIKAGTYILKFEYCPSWDLNSSVETRNITIKIN from the coding sequence ATGAAAAAAGCAATATTTTTTATCTTGGTGGTTGGCTTGTTCTCTTGTACTAATAATGACGAATCGAAAATCGATGAATATGTCGAATCGAATTATTATGAAGTAAATAAAAATGAGACTTTCGATGTTCCATTGATTTCTAACGCGACAACTGGTTACTCCTGGAAATGGGTAGATAACCAAACCGATAAGTCGGTACAGTTGATAACTAACACCTATATCCCGACAAAAAGTGGCGCCGAAGTCATTGGGGGTGGTGGATATGAAATTTGGAAATTTAAAGCAATAAAAGCCGGTACCTATATATTAAAGTTCGAATATTGCCCATCTTGGGATTTAAATTCGTCTGTTGAAACCAGAAATATTACTATAAAAATTAATTAA
- a CDS encoding uroporphyrinogen-III synthase, with the protein MSQISILSTKTLSDQQRQVFIDADFDLLEQDFIEVKNNQFQLDKFNTNLIFSSQNAVLSLMEQTGWEVLKTKTVFCVGIKTKDLLEQNGFTVSVYMDYAAELAEIITLIYHSETYTFLSGNLRKETLPQALKDAGITFNEIEVYETKLAPFKISDQENFDGIMFFSPSAVESYLSNNKIKKEICFCVGNTTAAALEEKKVKQIIIAEIPTIEDTIIAVLEHYNPEIIEPEAQN; encoded by the coding sequence ATGAGTCAAATAAGTATTTTATCCACCAAAACGTTGTCTGATCAACAAAGACAAGTATTTATTGATGCTGATTTTGATCTATTGGAACAGGATTTCATCGAAGTAAAAAACAACCAATTTCAATTAGACAAATTCAATACCAATTTGATCTTTAGCAGTCAAAATGCAGTGTTGAGTCTAATGGAGCAAACAGGTTGGGAAGTTTTGAAAACTAAAACTGTATTTTGTGTTGGAATCAAAACCAAAGATTTATTAGAACAAAATGGTTTTACGGTAAGCGTGTATATGGATTATGCAGCGGAATTGGCCGAGATAATTACCTTGATTTACCATAGTGAAACCTATACTTTTTTGAGTGGAAACTTGCGTAAAGAGACCTTACCACAAGCTTTAAAAGATGCTGGAATTACATTCAATGAGATTGAAGTTTATGAAACCAAATTAGCTCCTTTTAAAATATCTGATCAAGAGAATTTTGACGGAATTATGTTTTTTAGCCCTTCTGCTGTCGAAAGTTATTTATCGAATAATAAAATTAAGAAGGAAATTTGCTTTTGTGTTGGCAATACAACCGCAGCGGCACTAGAAGAAAAGAAAGTAAAACAAATTATAATAGCAGAAATACCAACAATAGAGGATACTATCATTGCCGTATTAGAGCATTATAATCCTGAAATCATAGAGCCAGAAGCTCAAAATTAA
- the hemE gene encoding uroporphyrinogen decarboxylase, whose translation MNDKDLQIPASGVQGIKNDLFLRALKGETVQRPPVWMMRQAGRYLPEFIALRDKYDFFTRCQTPELAAEITVQPIRRIAPDAAILFSDILVIPQAMGIDVEMKPNFGPYLPHPIRTIQDVENVIVPDVHETLGYVFDAIKLTKEMLNDEVPLIGFAGSPWTIMCYAVEGQGSKSFDKAKGFCFQYPEAAHVLLQKITDTTILYLKEKVKAGVNAVQIFDSWGGMLSQVDYQEFSWKYINQIVEALADDAPVIVFGKGCWFALGEMGKSRASALGVDWTCSPRNARYLSGGNITLQGNFDPSRLLSPIPVIKKMVHEMIDEFGKDKYIVNLGHGILPNIPVDHAKAFIDAVKEYGQ comes from the coding sequence ATGAACGATAAAGATTTGCAAATTCCCGCTTCGGGAGTTCAGGGGATTAAAAATGATTTATTTTTAAGAGCATTAAAAGGAGAAACAGTACAACGTCCGCCAGTATGGATGATGCGTCAAGCGGGTAGGTATTTACCAGAATTTATCGCTTTGCGTGATAAATATGATTTTTTCACCCGTTGTCAAACTCCAGAATTGGCTGCCGAAATCACGGTGCAACCTATTCGTAGAATCGCTCCAGATGCTGCGATTTTGTTCTCAGATATCTTGGTGATACCACAAGCAATGGGGATTGATGTAGAGATGAAACCAAATTTTGGTCCGTATTTGCCACATCCAATTCGTACGATTCAAGATGTTGAGAACGTAATTGTTCCTGATGTTCACGAAACGTTAGGATACGTTTTTGATGCTATTAAATTAACTAAGGAAATGTTGAATGATGAGGTGCCATTAATTGGTTTCGCAGGTTCGCCTTGGACAATTATGTGCTACGCGGTAGAAGGACAAGGATCAAAAAGCTTTGATAAAGCTAAAGGATTCTGTTTTCAATATCCAGAAGCGGCACATGTTTTATTACAAAAAATCACAGATACCACTATTTTATACCTAAAAGAAAAAGTAAAAGCGGGAGTAAATGCCGTTCAGATCTTTGACTCGTGGGGCGGAATGTTGTCTCAAGTTGACTATCAAGAATTTTCATGGAAATACATCAACCAAATTGTTGAAGCACTTGCTGACGATGCTCCGGTTATTGTTTTTGGAAAAGGATGTTGGTTTGCTCTTGGCGAAATGGGAAAAAGCCGTGCTTCTGCATTAGGAGTAGACTGGACTTGCTCGCCTAGAAACGCAAGATACCTTTCTGGTGGAAACATTACTTTGCAAGGAAATTTCGATCCATCACGATTGTTATCGCCAATTCCGGTGATTAAGAAAATGGTTCACGAAATGATTGACGAATTCGGAAAAGACAAATACATCGTGAACTTAGGTCATGGTATTTTACCAAATATTCCTGTAGATCACGCCAAGGCGTTTATTGATGCAGTGAAAGAATACGGACAGTAG
- a CDS encoding OmpA family protein: MKKILTLAFLSIIIGSCKKENNAVQNKNVSEVKENAAGSSEASKETLFVDSFDWSKIPESSAAIGVFPYITAPEGFIIKEEGSTEVAKNGMTNFFDFNKLFIYDGNSFFRAEGKKASLYLIMKDDHAEFNQLKFDKSVDNYLKKIGAVLLFGGQIPVDKLDVLQQTEEKAAYKYIQSAGSPYDNSVRNYALNHKNGKIFIQLGSNSAHSEIGVIELEGFKQTIKAPTASEMQQEIDSKGKAVLNINFDIDKATLQDDGQKVVDEIFALLSKNKTLKLSIEGHTDNSGSIEHNKKLSADRANTVMYALAAKGIDIKRLKASGFGSEKPIAPNNSEENNAKNRRVELVKF; the protein is encoded by the coding sequence ATGAAAAAGATTCTAACACTTGCCTTTTTGAGTATCATTATAGGCTCCTGCAAAAAAGAAAATAATGCGGTTCAAAATAAGAATGTTTCTGAGGTAAAAGAAAACGCTGCTGGTAGTAGTGAAGCTTCCAAAGAAACACTTTTTGTAGATTCATTCGATTGGTCCAAAATTCCAGAATCGTCAGCAGCTATTGGAGTTTTTCCTTATATAACAGCGCCAGAAGGTTTTATTATTAAAGAAGAGGGAAGCACTGAGGTTGCCAAAAACGGAATGACAAATTTTTTCGATTTCAATAAATTGTTTATCTATGACGGCAATTCTTTTTTTAGAGCTGAAGGTAAAAAAGCTAGTTTGTATTTGATCATGAAAGATGATCATGCCGAATTTAATCAATTAAAATTTGATAAAAGCGTTGATAATTATCTAAAAAAAATTGGAGCAGTTTTATTATTTGGCGGTCAAATTCCTGTAGATAAGTTAGATGTGCTACAGCAAACAGAAGAAAAAGCAGCATACAAATACATTCAAAGTGCCGGAAGTCCTTATGATAATTCAGTTCGGAATTATGCTTTGAATCATAAAAACGGAAAAATATTCATTCAGTTGGGTTCTAATTCTGCTCATTCTGAAATAGGAGTTATTGAATTAGAAGGTTTTAAGCAAACAATTAAAGCACCAACTGCTTCAGAGATGCAACAAGAAATTGACTCGAAAGGAAAAGCAGTTTTGAATATTAATTTTGATATTGACAAAGCAACTTTGCAAGATGATGGACAAAAAGTAGTAGATGAAATTTTTGCTTTATTGTCTAAAAACAAAACATTAAAACTCTCCATTGAGGGACATACCGATAACAGTGGAAGTATAGAACATAATAAAAAATTGTCTGCAGATAGAGCCAATACAGTTATGTATGCTCTTGCAGCCAAAGGAATCGATATAAAAAGGTTAAAAGCAAGTGGATTTGGTTCTGAAAAGCCAATCGCACCTAATAATTCAGAAGAAAACAATGCTAAAAATCGCAGAGTCGAATTAGTGAAGTTTTAA
- a CDS encoding PDDEXK nuclease domain-containing protein, whose protein sequence is MSQKIENILFKDLAQIIEQGKQQAVAQVNSVLTLTYWHVGKKITDHVLNNERAEYGKQIIPVLAQQLEEKFGKSFTLRNIRRMMQFAQEFPDFQIVTPLVTQLSWTHFIALFNVKSDEAKAFYTQKTIEAKWSKRELQHQIGRKAFERNEIANSQAHADITEIQNTFKDPYFLDFLGLKDGFLENDLESAIIRDLEKFILELGVGFSFIERQKRIILDGKDFYLDLLFYHRKLKRLVAIELKLGDFQPSHKGQMELYLKWLAKYDKQEGENNPIGLILCAGKSQEQIELLEMHKDGIMVSEYWTELPPKKELERKLHSLLLEAKEKIESRKFLDQI, encoded by the coding sequence ATGAGCCAAAAAATAGAAAATATTCTTTTTAAAGATCTTGCCCAAATTATAGAGCAGGGCAAGCAACAAGCCGTAGCACAAGTAAATAGTGTTTTGACACTTACTTATTGGCATGTAGGTAAAAAGATAACGGATCATGTATTGAATAATGAACGTGCCGAATACGGAAAACAAATTATTCCTGTTTTGGCACAACAGTTAGAAGAAAAATTTGGTAAAAGTTTTACTTTGCGAAACATCCGAAGAATGATGCAATTCGCTCAGGAATTTCCCGATTTTCAAATTGTGACACCACTGGTGACACAATTGAGTTGGACTCACTTTATTGCTCTTTTTAATGTAAAATCAGATGAAGCGAAGGCGTTTTATACCCAAAAGACTATAGAAGCAAAATGGAGCAAACGTGAATTACAACACCAAATAGGCCGTAAAGCTTTTGAACGAAATGAAATCGCAAATAGCCAAGCACATGCAGACATTACTGAAATCCAAAACACCTTCAAAGACCCTTATTTTCTAGATTTTTTAGGTCTAAAAGACGGATTTTTAGAAAATGATTTGGAGAGCGCAATAATTAGGGATTTAGAAAAATTTATCTTAGAACTTGGTGTCGGTTTTTCTTTTATCGAAAGGCAAAAACGCATTATCCTTGACGGAAAAGATTTCTATTTGGATTTACTTTTTTACCATCGAAAATTGAAACGGTTGGTGGCAATAGAATTAAAACTTGGAGATTTTCAACCAAGTCATAAAGGTCAAATGGAATTGTATCTAAAGTGGTTGGCAAAATATGATAAACAAGAAGGGGAGAATAATCCAATCGGACTCATCTTGTGTGCTGGCAAAAGTCAAGAGCAAATAGAATTATTAGAAATGCATAAAGACGGAATTATGGTATCTGAATATTGGACAGAACTTCCGCCAAAAAAAGAGTTAGAAAGAAAACTACATTCGCTATTGCTTGAAGCAA
- the hemA gene encoding glutamyl-tRNA reductase — protein MENNNTSKHQYFYAVGLSYKKADAETRGKFSLDSAAKTRLLEQAKIEGIESLVVTSTCNRTEIYGFAEHPFQLIKLICENSLGSVEEFQRVGFVYKNSEAISHIFKVGTGLDSQILGDFEIISQIKTSFTHSKSLGLVNTFMERLVNAVIQASKKIKTDTEISSGATSVAFAAVQYIFKNVEDIGNKNILLFGTGKIGRNTCENLVKHTKNEHITLINRTKDKAERLAGKLNLIVKDYSELHLELQRADVLVVATGAQNPTVDKAILNLKKPLLILDLSIPKNVHEDVEDLEGVTLIHMDYLSQLTDETLENRKKHIPDAEAIIEEIKEEFITWTKGRKFAPTINALKAKLNDIKKAELNFQSKKIAGFNEEQAEIISARIIQKITTQFANHLKDENTMVDESIQWIEKVFKIEAMAK, from the coding sequence ATGGAAAACAACAACACATCAAAACATCAGTACTTTTACGCTGTTGGATTGAGCTATAAAAAGGCCGATGCCGAGACTAGAGGAAAATTTAGTTTGGATTCTGCTGCAAAAACGAGACTATTAGAACAAGCAAAAATTGAAGGCATCGAGAGCTTGGTGGTTACTTCAACCTGCAATCGTACAGAGATTTACGGTTTTGCAGAGCATCCTTTTCAATTAATTAAGTTGATCTGCGAAAACAGTTTAGGTAGTGTTGAAGAATTTCAGCGTGTTGGTTTTGTTTACAAAAATAGCGAGGCAATTAGCCATATATTCAAAGTTGGAACAGGATTAGATAGTCAAATCTTAGGAGATTTTGAAATAATTTCGCAAATAAAAACGAGTTTCACACACTCAAAATCCTTAGGACTTGTAAACACGTTCATGGAGCGTTTGGTTAATGCTGTCATCCAAGCAAGTAAAAAAATCAAAACGGATACCGAAATTAGTTCTGGTGCTACATCTGTTGCTTTTGCTGCCGTACAGTATATTTTCAAAAATGTAGAAGATATAGGAAACAAAAACATTTTGTTATTTGGAACCGGAAAAATTGGTCGTAATACCTGCGAGAATTTGGTTAAACATACCAAGAACGAACATATTACTTTGATCAATAGGACCAAAGATAAAGCCGAAAGATTGGCTGGAAAATTAAATTTGATTGTCAAAGATTATTCAGAGCTACATTTAGAATTGCAACGTGCAGATGTTTTGGTAGTTGCCACTGGGGCTCAAAACCCAACGGTAGACAAAGCCATTTTAAACTTAAAAAAGCCATTGTTGATCCTAGACTTGTCCATTCCAAAAAATGTTCATGAAGACGTAGAAGATCTAGAAGGTGTTACTTTGATTCACATGGATTATTTGTCACAATTGACCGATGAGACTTTAGAAAATAGAAAAAAACACATTCCGGATGCTGAGGCTATTATCGAAGAAATAAAAGAAGAATTTATTACTTGGACCAAAGGACGTAAATTTGCACCAACAATTAATGCCTTAAAAGCCAAATTGAATGATATTAAAAAAGCCGAATTGAACTTCCAGAGTAAAAAAATTGCTGGATTCAATGAAGAGCAAGCTGAAATTATCAGTGCTAGAATCATTCAAAAAATAACTACTCAATTTGCAAATCACTTGAAAGACGAGAACACAATGGTGGATGAAAGCATCCAGTGGATCGAAAAAGTGTTCAAGATTGAAGCAATGGCAAAGTAA
- the hemC gene encoding hydroxymethylbilane synthase — protein sequence MAEKTIRIGTRDSELALWQAHTVEKKLNDLGYKTKIVAVKSTGDVVLDKPLYELGITGIFTKTLDIAMINGEVDIAVHSMKDVPTALPIGIVQAAVLERANTVDVLAYKGNLDFLEGNGTIATGSLRRQAQWLNKYPTHTVVDLRGNVNLRMQKLADNDWNGAVFAAAGLERINLAAENLVAIDWMIPAPAQGAMLVVAMGNDNYTLDALSHLNDIETEICTYIERQFLKTLEGGCTAPIGALARYNDEEDTIHFQGVLFSLDGKQKLEVDKIVPIEEWKKLGYFSAQEILNSGGAQLMAEIKNKLKK from the coding sequence ATGGCAGAAAAAACAATACGTATAGGTACTCGTGATAGCGAACTAGCTTTATGGCAAGCGCATACAGTGGAGAAAAAACTGAATGATTTGGGTTATAAAACCAAAATTGTAGCTGTAAAATCTACAGGAGATGTTGTCTTAGACAAACCACTATACGAACTTGGAATCACCGGAATTTTTACAAAAACGCTAGATATAGCCATGATTAATGGTGAGGTAGATATCGCTGTGCATTCTATGAAAGATGTGCCTACGGCTTTACCAATTGGTATTGTGCAAGCTGCTGTATTGGAGCGAGCTAATACTGTCGATGTACTTGCCTACAAAGGAAACTTGGATTTCTTGGAAGGAAATGGAACAATTGCCACCGGAAGTTTACGTCGCCAAGCACAATGGCTCAACAAATACCCTACACATACAGTCGTTGATTTGAGGGGAAATGTCAATTTGCGTATGCAAAAATTGGCTGATAACGATTGGAACGGTGCTGTGTTTGCTGCTGCAGGTCTAGAACGTATCAATCTTGCCGCAGAAAACCTAGTTGCAATTGATTGGATGATTCCTGCTCCTGCACAAGGCGCTATGCTCGTAGTGGCCATGGGAAATGATAATTATACACTAGATGCTCTATCGCATTTAAATGATATCGAAACTGAAATTTGTACCTATATTGAACGTCAATTTTTAAAAACATTAGAAGGTGGCTGTACAGCTCCAATTGGAGCTTTGGCAAGGTATAATGATGAAGAGGACACGATTCATTTTCAAGGCGTATTATTTTCGCTTGACGGAAAACAAAAATTAGAAGTCGATAAAATAGTGCCTATCGAAGAATGGAAAAAACTAGGTTACTTCTCTGCTCAAGAAATTTTGAATAGTGGCGGAGCACAATTGATGGCAGAAATAAAAAATAAATTGAAAAAATAA
- the hemB gene encoding porphobilinogen synthase: protein MFPLQRGRRLRTSESIRSLVRETTLSPSDFMFPMFIAEGENVQVEIASMPGIFRRSIDLTVKEVIELYELGIRAVNIYVKVSEDLKDNTGKEAWNENGLMQDAIRAIKTACPEMVVMPDVALDPYSIYGHDGIIANGDVDNESTNEALVKMAVSHAQAGADFVAPSDMMDGRVLRLRQGLDAAGFHNVGIMSYSAKYASAFYGPFRDALDSAPREADVEVPKDKKTYQMDYANRIEAIKEALWDVEEGADMVMVKPGIAYLDIVREVKNAVNVPVTVYHVSGEYAMIKAAAEKGWLDHDKIMMEQLMCIKRAGASLISTYFAKEAAILLRK, encoded by the coding sequence ATGTTCCCATTACAAAGAGGTAGAAGATTAAGAACAAGTGAATCTATTCGTTCATTAGTTCGTGAGACGACATTAAGTCCGTCAGATTTTATGTTTCCCATGTTTATTGCAGAGGGAGAAAACGTACAAGTAGAAATTGCTTCTATGCCAGGAATCTTTCGTCGTTCGATAGATTTAACGGTAAAAGAGGTTATAGAATTATATGAATTGGGTATTCGCGCTGTAAATATTTATGTAAAGGTCAGCGAAGATTTAAAGGACAATACAGGAAAAGAAGCTTGGAATGAAAACGGATTGATGCAAGACGCCATTCGCGCTATTAAAACGGCATGTCCAGAGATGGTAGTGATGCCTGATGTAGCTTTAGACCCTTATTCTATTTATGGACATGACGGTATCATTGCAAACGGTGATGTCGATAACGAATCGACAAACGAAGCCTTAGTGAAAATGGCAGTTTCACATGCACAAGCAGGAGCCGATTTTGTAGCACCAAGTGATATGATGGACGGACGCGTATTGCGTTTGCGCCAAGGTCTTGATGCTGCAGGTTTTCATAATGTGGGGATCATGAGTTATTCAGCGAAGTACGCTTCTGCATTTTATGGACCTTTTCGCGATGCATTAGATAGTGCGCCAAGGGAAGCTGATGTCGAAGTGCCAAAAGACAAGAAAACGTATCAAATGGATTATGCCAACCGCATAGAAGCTATCAAAGAAGCACTTTGGGATGTGGAAGAAGGTGCCGATATGGTAATGGTGAAACCGGGAATTGCCTATCTAGACATCGTTCGCGAGGTTAAAAATGCAGTAAATGTTCCGGTAACGGTTTATCATGTTTCTGGTGAATATGCTATGATCAAAGCAGCAGCCGAAAAAGGGTGGTTAGATCATGACAAAATTATGATGGAGCAATTAATGTGCATCAAGAGAGCAGGAGCAAGTTTGATTTCGACTTATTTTGCAAAAGAGGCAGCTATTCTTTTGAGAAAATAA
- a CDS encoding AraC family transcriptional regulator — MGSQEIVKIENDFFLIRFQNDGAENFLAQHEIESGMIQFHFGLKGNAKFLFNQGSYVLELKEEKSLLLYNPQKELPINLELAPNSWAISLIVSIKKFHALFSSEADYITFLSGDNKDKKYYNEGNISPSMAIVLSQLFHYNLHPSIKNLYYKGKGYELLSLYFNRTEDPNAEQCPFLTDEDNVIKIRKAKEIIIANMAEPPGLQELSDQIGLNLKKLKMGFKQIYGDTVYGFLFDYKMDFARKLLDSGSYNVNEVGLKIGYSTGSHFIAAFKKKFGTTPKKYLMNLNLNV; from the coding sequence ATGGGTTCACAAGAAATAGTAAAGATTGAGAATGATTTTTTCCTTATTCGTTTCCAAAATGATGGGGCCGAAAACTTCTTGGCACAACATGAGATAGAGAGTGGAATGATTCAGTTTCACTTTGGATTGAAAGGGAATGCTAAATTTTTGTTCAATCAAGGTAGTTATGTACTCGAATTAAAGGAGGAAAAATCATTATTGCTTTATAATCCCCAAAAAGAATTACCAATCAATCTTGAATTGGCACCAAACTCTTGGGCGATATCCTTAATTGTATCGATTAAAAAATTTCATGCTTTATTTTCATCTGAAGCAGATTATATCACCTTTTTAAGTGGAGACAATAAAGATAAAAAATATTATAACGAAGGAAATATAAGTCCATCAATGGCTATTGTTTTGAGTCAGTTGTTTCATTATAACTTACACCCTTCGATCAAAAACTTGTACTACAAAGGTAAAGGATACGAACTATTGAGCTTGTATTTCAACCGCACTGAAGACCCAAATGCAGAACAATGTCCGTTTTTAACAGACGAAGACAATGTGATTAAAATCAGAAAAGCCAAAGAAATAATCATAGCCAACATGGCTGAACCACCTGGATTACAAGAACTGTCCGATCAAATTGGTTTGAATTTGAAAAAACTCAAAATGGGCTTTAAACAAATTTATGGTGATACCGTCTACGGGTTTCTATTTGACTATAAAATGGATTTTGCTCGAAAATTACTCGACAGCGGGTCTTATAACGTTAATGAAGTAGGTTTGAAAATTGGTTACAGCACCGGAAGTCATTTTATTGCCGCATTTAAAAAGAAATTTGGAACTACACCCAAAAAATATTTAATGAACTTGAATTTGAATGTTTAA